Below is a genomic region from Candidatus Bostrichicola ureolyticus.
ATTAATGCATCAAATTTTTCTAAACTTTTTATAAAACTATTTTTTAAATATTTAGTTCTACTGAATAAATGAGGTTGAAATACACCTAATAATTTTCCATTAAAATCACTTCTAATTGTATTTACAACAACATCTATTTCTTTAGGATGATGTGCATAATCATCTATATATATTTTTTTAGAAGATTTATAAACAATCGAAAATCTTCTTTTAACTCCTTTAAAAGAAAATAAAATTTTTCTTAATTCTTCTATTTCAAAATCAAATTGTGTTAATATAGTTAAAGCAGCAGTAATATTTTCTAAATTATATTTTCCTCTCATTGGTAATGGTAACATCTCCAAAACTCCTTTTGGAGTATTAAAATCAAAAAAATTTTTATAATTTTTATTATATACTGAATAATAATCTGCTTTTTCTTCTACAGAATAAGTAATTATATTTTTTATTTCTTTTGAAAGAAAAAAATTATTATTTAATATTCCTTTATTAACAAAAATTTTACCATTATTTTTTAATTTTTTATAAAAAGCTAAATAAGCTTGTTTCAAACAATATATATTTTTGTATATATCTATATGATCCATATCAATGGAATTGATACAAATTATATTAGGTGATAATTGCAAAAACGAATAATCAAATTCATCAGCTTCTACTATTGAGAGTTCATTTCCTTTTAAAATAATATTAGAATCATAATTTTCAGCTATACCTCCTAAAAAAGCTGTTAAGTTATAATCTAATTTATCTAACATAAATCCTAATAATGTAGAAATAGTTGTTTTACCATGTGTACCTGCTATGGCTATACAATAATTATTTTTTGTAATTTGTCCTAAAATCTCTGAACGTTTTTTTATAATGAAATTATTTTTTTTAAAAAACATTAATTGTTTGTTATTATTATTAATAGCAGGAGTATATATTATTATACTATTATAATATTTAATTTCTTTAGGTATTAGTTCTAATCTATCATTATAATTTATATTTATACCTTCTTTTTCAAGTTTTTGAGTTAAAATTGTTTTTACTCTGTCATATCCATATACTTTTTTTCCCATAAAATTAAAATATCTAGCTAAAGCACTCATTCCTATTCCACCAATTCCAATAAAATAAAAATATTTCATAATATTAATTTTAATATTTCATCAACAATTTTTTCTGTAGCATTTGGTTTTGAAAATTTCAAAATATTTTTGGATAAAGAATTTTTAATAGATACATCATTAAGTATTTTCATAGTTTTTTTTATCATATTTGTTTCTATTTCATTATCTTTAATCATTAAAGCAGCATTATTATTCACTAATAATTGCGCATTTATTGTTTGATGATCTTTTTTAGCCCAAGGAAAGGGAATTAGCAAACAAGGTTTACCTAAGGTAGATAGTTCTGAAATTGCCAATCCTCCAGATCTTGAAACAACTACATCTGATGCTGCATATGCTAAATTAATATTTTCAATATTTTTATATATTAAAATATTAGGATGTCTAATACATTTTTGTTGAATTTTATTAAAATCATTATTTCCTACTTGCCATATTATTTGAATATTATTATCTATTAATATTTTTATATTTTTTAACCATCCATTATTTATGCTATGTGCTCCTTGACTTCCACCTATAGATAAAATAACAGGTTTATCAGGTTTTAAACCTAATTTTTTACAAGCTTCTTTTTTAGAAAAAAAATTATTTAAAATTTCTGACCTTAAAGGATTACCAGTAATAATTATTTTATTTTTATTTTTAAAATAACTTAAAGATTCTTCATAAGTTAAACATATTTTATCAACATATTTACTAAGAATTTTATTAATACTTCCTGGAAGTAAATTTTGTTCTTGAATTAAAGTAGGTTTTTTTTGATAAACAGCTATTATTAATGGTAATAAACTAATAAATTCAC
It encodes:
- the murC gene encoding UDP-N-acetylmuramate--L-alanine ligase, with translation MKYFYFIGIGGIGMSALARYFNFMGKKVYGYDRVKTILTQKLEKEGININYNDRLELIPKEIKYYNSIIIYTPAINNNNKQLMFFKKNNFIIKKRSEILGQITKNNYCIAIAGTHGKTTISTLLGFMLDKLDYNLTAFLGGIAENYDSNIILKGNELSIVEADEFDYSFLQLSPNIICINSIDMDHIDIYKNIYCLKQAYLAFYKKLKNNGKIFVNKGILNNNFFLSKEIKNIITYSVEEKADYYSVYNKNYKNFFDFNTPKGVLEMLPLPMRGKYNLENITAALTILTQFDFEIEELRKILFSFKGVKRRFSIVYKSSKKIYIDDYAHHPKEIDVVVNTIRSDFNGKLLGVFQPHLFSRTKYLKNSFIKSLEKFDALILLNIYPARENPIKGISSYDLLKDINIKEKQICSLSNVLQAIKSIYFDILLTIGAGDIDTIVDSINNWLSI
- the murG gene encoding undecaprenyldiphospho-muramoylpentapeptide beta-N-acetylglucosaminyltransferase; protein product: MNKSNKSLKIIICGGGTGGHIYSSIAIADKLKEKLLYLNIYPNILFLGSLGRMEMEKIPLANYHIYGLKINKIPNILWKKLFVFPIQMINSFFTINNLIKKFNPNIVIGTGEFISLLPLIIAVYQKKPTLIQEQNLLPGSINKILSKYVDKICLTYEESLSYFKNKNKIIITGNPLRSEILNNFFSKKEACKKLGLKPDKPVILSIGGSQGAHSINNGWLKNIKILIDNNIQIIWQVGNNDFNKIQQKCIRHPNILIYKNIENINLAYAASDVVVSRSGGLAISELSTLGKPCLLIPFPWAKKDHQTINAQLLVNNNAALMIKDNEIETNMIKKTMKILNDVSIKNSLSKNILKFSKPNATEKIVDEILKLIL